A genome region from Dolichospermum compactum NIES-806 includes the following:
- a CDS encoding DUF5331 domain-containing protein, whose protein sequence is MPFFDSFTDSIKQKWLQFFQVNREWIRLQMTVESVYTPDGGKRPSSYLILGVINALEPKLAQLMFPFAKLNPDADILIEVLDLHFDPDIALGNRLVPTVEPEMYSRPSAVVADMPEPEAESFSVPGINLNNLETETQATWAMDRDHEEFGGISLSDEGDSEASSGLEAMGDFGHTSFDSMSLSDEGTFGEIRDNAFGEMTENAFSGLNLSEDNSLDELNTSEENGFDDVVSDIWGDETSLQNGDDNLEELPSEVFNESEMARLFPNN, encoded by the coding sequence ATGCCTTTCTTTGATAGTTTTACCGATTCGATCAAACAAAAGTGGCTGCAATTCTTTCAAGTCAATCGTGAATGGATTAGGCTCCAAATGACTGTTGAATCAGTTTATACCCCTGATGGCGGCAAGCGTCCGTCTTCCTACCTCATCCTGGGAGTCATCAATGCTCTAGAACCAAAATTAGCCCAGCTAATGTTCCCCTTTGCCAAACTGAATCCAGATGCGGATATTTTAATTGAAGTTCTGGATTTGCATTTTGACCCTGATATTGCCCTTGGTAATCGTCTGGTCCCCACAGTAGAACCAGAAATGTACTCTCGTCCGTCGGCTGTGGTGGCAGATATGCCTGAACCAGAAGCGGAATCTTTCTCAGTCCCTGGGATCAATCTGAATAATTTGGAAACCGAGACGCAAGCTACTTGGGCTATGGATAGAGATCATGAAGAATTTGGTGGTATTTCTTTATCTGATGAAGGTGACTCAGAAGCATCATCCGGTTTAGAAGCAATGGGTGATTTCGGTCATACCTCCTTTGATTCGATGTCTTTAAGTGATGAAGGCACTTTTGGAGAGATACGTGATAATGCTTTTGGGGAAATGACCGAAAATGCTTTTAGTGGACTGAATCTATCTGAGGATAATTCTTTGGATGAACTGAATACATCTGAAGAAAATGGATTTGATGATGTAGTTTCGGACATCTGGGGGGATGAAACTTCTCTGCAAAATGGTGACGACAATTTGGAAGAACTGCCATCTGAAGTTTTTAATGAATCAGAAATGGCTCGTCTCTTCCCTAACAATTAA
- the bchL gene encoding ferredoxin:protochlorophyllide reductase (ATP-dependent) iron-sulfur ATP-binding protein has protein sequence MKLAVYGKGGIGKSTTSCNISVALAKRGKKVLQIGCDPKHDSTFTLTGFLIPTIIDTLQEKDYHYEDVWPEDVIYKGYGGVDCVEAGGPPAGAGCGGYVVGETVKLLKELNAFDEYDVILFDVLGDVVCGGFAAPLNYADYCLIVTDNGFDALFAANRIAASVREKARTHPLRLAGLIGNRTSKRDLIDKYIEAVPMPVLEVLPLIEDIRVSRVKGKTLFEMAESDPSLSYVCDYYLNIADQILAQPEGVVPNDSPDRELFSLLSDFYLNPVKVKATNAEEELDLMIV, from the coding sequence ATGAAACTAGCAGTTTACGGAAAAGGTGGAATCGGCAAATCTACAACCAGTTGTAATATCTCTGTAGCTTTAGCTAAAAGAGGTAAAAAGGTCTTACAAATTGGCTGTGATCCGAAACATGACAGCACCTTCACCCTGACTGGGTTTTTGATTCCCACCATTATTGATACCTTGCAAGAAAAAGACTATCACTACGAAGACGTTTGGCCAGAGGATGTAATCTACAAAGGTTATGGCGGTGTTGATTGCGTTGAAGCAGGTGGACCACCAGCAGGTGCCGGTTGTGGTGGCTATGTAGTTGGGGAAACAGTCAAATTATTAAAAGAACTTAATGCTTTTGATGAATACGATGTAATTTTATTTGATGTCCTTGGTGACGTTGTTTGTGGTGGCTTTGCCGCACCGTTAAATTATGCAGATTATTGTCTAATTGTTACAGATAATGGCTTTGATGCCCTATTTGCAGCCAACCGGATTGCCGCTTCCGTTCGGGAAAAAGCTCGGACTCATCCCTTGCGTTTAGCGGGATTAATCGGTAATCGTACCTCCAAGCGGGATTTAATTGATAAATATATAGAAGCCGTGCCTATGCCTGTTTTAGAGGTATTACCTTTAATTGAAGATATCCGCGTTTCCCGGGTCAAAGGCAAAACTTTATTTGAAATGGCAGAGTCAGATCCTTCTCTGAGCTATGTTTGCGACTATTACCTGAATATTGCTGATCAAATTCTCGCTCAACCCGAAGGGGTCGTTCCCAACGACTCTCCTGATCGTGAACTTTTTTCTCTATTGTCAGATTTTTATCTCAATCCAGTAAAAGTTAAAGCTACAAATGCTGAAGAGGAATTAGACTTGATGATTGTATAA
- a CDS encoding TIGR02450 family Trp-rich protein codes for MTKKQKFPYLLGSKWTAQKKVDGWRHFQVVNRKNQGKWVYAEMVAACDPQVRFWLNAKLLQDNSQWYAGWQTLQEINSIENQ; via the coding sequence ATGACTAAAAAACAAAAATTTCCTTACTTACTGGGTTCTAAATGGACTGCACAGAAAAAAGTTGATGGTTGGCGACATTTTCAGGTTGTTAACCGCAAAAATCAGGGTAAATGGGTATATGCGGAGATGGTAGCAGCTTGTGACCCTCAAGTGCGATTTTGGTTAAATGCGAAATTATTACAAGATAATTCCCAATGGTACGCCGGCTGGCAAACCCTACAAGAAATAAACTCTATCGAAAACCAATAA
- a CDS encoding ATP-binding protein, which yields MTISANTQFPNLIAQNLESINLMSDRSSATLGAELIYTQDASGRYLTFYWQHSEYLGGDPQKIVDVLNENDSFAPVDKVVYLEHLHRILSSSVPERVKCWFKCPNIELLELELTITPILPQFGQPTTTVLVIGRLLPSNINSQDVNQALKPPTALELALRLQRHQKLLNRITKNIRRTLDLDVIWQQTVDSLGKKLNLERCIICPYQPANTKVRVVAEYHQPEQISILDSEIDISSEPAFAQALATLEPVVMAVSFNHQSPQSKALVVATCYKDKANGLAALSFVDECHPLTQAELELAKEVADQLGTAIAHATLYQELEESRQKAEEVSRLKSEFLANVSHEIRTPLNGMIGFLKLIIEGITDDAQEQHEFILEAHELSLHLLNILNDILDFAKIEAGKMELDCSPVNLKELFDDVEGFTRQQAEMKNISFQMEMPTISDAIIVQGNYKRLLQVMLNLVGNAIKFTHEGGITISADLIPKRHPTTVKVRVVDTGIGVSLDKQDKLFQLFSQIDGSRTRHYGGTGLGLTISQKLIEAMGGEVHFYSLGEGLGSTVTFTVPLYQQPLMV from the coding sequence ATGACTATTAGTGCCAATACCCAATTTCCGAATTTAATCGCTCAAAATCTGGAATCTATTAACCTCATGAGCGATCGCTCATCAGCAACTCTGGGAGCAGAGTTAATATATACTCAAGATGCCTCTGGACGCTATTTGACTTTTTATTGGCAACACAGCGAATACCTAGGGGGTGATCCCCAGAAAATAGTTGATGTCCTCAATGAAAATGATAGCTTTGCTCCAGTAGACAAGGTTGTTTATCTAGAACATTTACACCGGATTTTGAGCAGTTCCGTGCCGGAAAGGGTGAAATGCTGGTTTAAATGCCCAAATATTGAATTATTAGAGTTGGAATTGACAATTACGCCGATTCTGCCGCAATTTGGTCAGCCAACAACTACAGTTTTGGTAATAGGTAGGTTATTGCCATCAAACATTAATTCTCAAGATGTGAATCAGGCACTTAAACCGCCAACAGCACTTGAGTTAGCCTTACGATTGCAGCGACATCAGAAGTTATTAAACAGAATCACCAAAAATATTCGTCGGACACTGGATTTAGATGTGATTTGGCAACAAACAGTTGATAGCTTGGGAAAAAAACTCAACTTAGAACGCTGTATTATTTGCCCTTATCAACCCGCTAATACCAAGGTTCGGGTAGTTGCTGAGTATCATCAACCAGAGCAAATTTCTATTCTTGACTCAGAAATAGATATATCTTCTGAGCCGGCTTTTGCTCAAGCATTAGCGACTTTAGAGCCTGTGGTGATGGCAGTTTCATTTAACCACCAATCTCCACAGTCTAAAGCTCTGGTTGTTGCGACTTGTTACAAAGACAAAGCTAATGGTTTAGCTGCTCTTAGTTTTGTTGATGAATGCCATCCACTAACACAAGCAGAATTAGAATTAGCCAAGGAAGTGGCAGATCAGTTAGGAACAGCGATCGCTCATGCTACTTTATATCAAGAACTAGAAGAATCCCGACAAAAGGCGGAAGAAGTTTCTCGCCTAAAAAGCGAATTTCTGGCTAATGTCTCCCACGAAATTCGGACTCCTCTCAATGGCATGATTGGCTTCTTAAAGCTAATTATAGAAGGAATTACAGATGATGCTCAAGAACAACATGAATTTATTTTAGAAGCTCATGAATTATCTTTGCATCTGTTAAATATCCTCAATGATATTTTGGATTTTGCTAAAATTGAAGCAGGTAAAATGGAGTTAGACTGTTCACCAGTCAACCTCAAAGAATTATTTGATGACGTTGAAGGCTTTACCCGTCAGCAAGCGGAGATGAAAAATATTAGTTTTCAGATGGAAATGCCGACAATTTCTGATGCAATTATTGTTCAAGGTAACTATAAGAGATTATTACAAGTAATGCTAAATTTGGTAGGTAATGCTATTAAATTTACCCATGAAGGTGGTATCACTATCAGTGCCGATTTAATACCCAAAAGACACCCTACAACAGTTAAAGTCCGCGTTGTTGACACAGGTATCGGTGTTTCCTTAGATAAGCAAGATAAACTGTTTCAATTATTTTCTCAAATTGATGGTTCTCGGACTCGTCACTATGGTGGTACAGGTTTAGGACTCACTATATCCCAAAAGCTCATAGAAGCAATGGGTGGTGAGGTACATTTTTATAGTCTAGGTGAGGGACTCGGTTCAACGGTAACTTTCACTGTGCCACTGTATCAACAACCATTGATGGTTTAG
- the lepA gene encoding translation elongation factor 4: MTDVPADRIRNFCIIAHIDHGKSTLADRLLQATGTVEDRQMKEQFLDNMDLERERGITIKLQAARMNYTAKDGQQYVLNLIDTPGHVDFSYEVSRSLVACEGALLVVDASQGVEAQTLANVYLALESNLEIIPVLNKIDLPGAEPERVIGEIEEIIGLDCSGAILASAKEGIGIAEILETIVERVPPPADTVNENLRALIFDSYYDSYRGVIVYFRVMDGTVKKGDRIYLMASGKEYVIDELGVLSPTQKPVEELHAGEVGYLGAAIRAVADARVGDTITLCKNKATEALPGYAEANPMVFCGMFPIDADQFEDLREALEKLELNDAALQYEPETSSAMGFGFRCGFLGLLHMEIVQERLEREYNLDLIITAPSVVYKVVTIKGEELYIDNPSRLPNPNERDRIEEPYVKVEMITPEIYVGSLMELSQNRRGIFKDMKYLTQGRTTLTYELPLAEVVTDFFDQMKSRSRGYASMEYHLIGYRENPLVKLDIMINGDPVDSLAMIVHRDKAYNVGRSMAEKLKELIPRHQFKVPIQASIGAKVIASEHIPAMRKDVLAKCYGGDISRKKKLLQKQAKGKKRMKAIGTVDVPQEAFMAVLRLDKG; this comes from the coding sequence ATGACTGACGTTCCCGCAGATCGCATTCGCAACTTTTGTATTATTGCTCACATTGATCACGGGAAATCCACTCTCGCTGATCGTTTGCTACAGGCTACTGGGACTGTAGAAGATAGACAGATGAAAGAGCAGTTTCTCGATAACATGGATTTGGAACGGGAGCGCGGCATTACAATTAAGCTGCAAGCTGCCCGGATGAATTATACTGCCAAAGATGGTCAGCAGTACGTTCTCAATTTAATTGATACTCCTGGTCACGTAGACTTTTCCTATGAAGTGTCTCGTTCTCTTGTAGCTTGTGAAGGAGCATTGTTAGTTGTGGATGCGTCCCAAGGTGTAGAGGCACAAACCCTAGCAAATGTGTATTTAGCTCTAGAGAGTAATCTAGAAATTATCCCAGTTTTAAATAAAATTGATTTACCAGGAGCAGAACCAGAAAGAGTAATTGGTGAAATTGAAGAAATTATTGGTTTAGATTGCAGTGGCGCAATTTTGGCTTCAGCGAAAGAGGGAATTGGCATTGCTGAGATTTTAGAAACAATTGTCGAACGAGTTCCCCCACCCGCTGACACTGTGAATGAAAACCTGCGAGCGCTGATTTTTGATAGTTACTATGACAGTTACCGGGGTGTAATTGTTTATTTCCGAGTCATGGATGGTACTGTCAAAAAAGGCGATCGCATCTACTTAATGGCATCCGGTAAAGAATATGTCATTGATGAACTAGGCGTACTCTCTCCCACCCAAAAGCCAGTTGAAGAACTCCATGCCGGAGAAGTAGGTTATTTAGGTGCAGCCATTAGAGCCGTAGCTGATGCCAGAGTAGGAGATACCATTACCCTATGCAAAAACAAAGCCACAGAAGCCTTACCTGGCTACGCAGAAGCCAATCCGATGGTATTTTGTGGAATGTTCCCCATAGACGCAGATCAATTTGAAGACTTGCGGGAAGCCTTAGAAAAACTAGAACTCAATGATGCCGCATTACAGTATGAGCCAGAAACCTCCAGTGCAATGGGTTTTGGTTTCCGTTGCGGCTTTTTGGGACTACTGCACATGGAAATCGTCCAGGAACGCTTAGAACGTGAGTATAACCTAGATTTAATCATTACCGCCCCCTCAGTGGTTTATAAAGTCGTCACCATCAAAGGGGAAGAACTGTACATTGATAATCCTAGCCGCTTACCTAACCCCAATGAGCGCGACAGAATTGAAGAACCCTATGTTAAAGTAGAAATGATTACTCCCGAAATCTACGTTGGTTCTTTAATGGAGTTGTCTCAAAACCGTCGCGGTATCTTCAAAGATATGAAATATCTCACCCAAGGACGGACCACACTCACCTATGAATTGCCCTTAGCCGAAGTTGTTACGGACTTTTTTGATCAAATGAAATCCCGTTCTCGCGGTTACGCCAGTATGGAATATCATCTGATTGGCTACCGCGAAAATCCTTTAGTAAAATTGGATATCATGATTAACGGTGATCCAGTGGATTCCCTAGCCATGATCGTTCACAGAGATAAAGCCTACAATGTCGGTAGATCAATGGCGGAGAAACTCAAAGAACTAATTCCCCGTCATCAATTCAAAGTCCCCATTCAAGCTTCCATTGGCGCAAAAGTTATCGCCAGTGAACATATCCCCGCTATGCGAAAAGATGTGTTAGCTAAATGCTACGGTGGTGACATCAGCCGTAAAAAGAAACTATTGCAGAAGCAAGCCAAAGGCAAAAAACGCATGAAAGCTATAGGTACAGTAGATGTCCCCCAGGAAGCTTTTATGGCTGTATTGCGCCTAGATAAAGGCTAA
- a CDS encoding FAD-binding oxidoreductase: MNSIASTLISILSTENAIISWENLTPTQQHNIQQGIDSKSQPSCVIYPHSQAELSAVITTANSHQWRVLTCGSGSKINWGGLAKNIDIIVSTERINQLIEHAMGDLTVTVEAGMKFAQIQEILAKHNQFLALDPAFPDSATIGGIVATADTGSLRQRYGGVRDQLLGITFIRADGQIAKAGGRVVKNVAGYDLMKLFTGAYGTLGIISQVTFRVYPIPETSGTVILTGKPEAISQAVRTLQSSELTPTQADLLSSKLVTNLDLGRGIGLIARFQTISESVQEQSKRLLAIGEKLGLHGVIYSGNNEADLWQRLPEKIHFNVTESTIICKIGVLPTAAVEIINQIELGLIHISSGLGLVRLENQEQILPLRNLCTANSGFLSILSASVELKKNVDVWGDIGNSLAVMRGIKKQFDGNFILSPGRFVGGI; the protein is encoded by the coding sequence ATGAATTCAATAGCATCTACTTTAATTTCTATTCTCAGCACCGAAAACGCCATAATATCGTGGGAAAATCTCACCCCCACCCAACAGCATAATATCCAACAAGGGATAGACTCCAAAAGCCAGCCTAGTTGTGTCATTTATCCTCATAGCCAAGCAGAATTATCCGCAGTGATCACCACTGCCAACAGTCATCAATGGCGCGTTCTAACCTGTGGTAGCGGTAGTAAAATCAATTGGGGTGGTTTAGCTAAAAATATTGATATTATTGTCAGCACCGAACGCATTAACCAACTCATAGAACACGCTATGGGTGATTTAACTGTCACTGTGGAAGCAGGGATGAAATTTGCCCAGATTCAAGAGATTTTGGCTAAACATAACCAATTTTTAGCACTTGATCCAGCTTTTCCTGATTCTGCTACCATAGGTGGTATCGTTGCTACGGCTGATACAGGCTCTCTGCGTCAACGTTATGGTGGTGTACGTGACCAACTTTTAGGTATAACTTTTATCCGCGCAGATGGACAAATCGCTAAAGCTGGGGGACGAGTTGTTAAAAATGTGGCTGGTTACGACTTAATGAAATTATTCACTGGTGCTTACGGTACTTTAGGAATTATCAGCCAAGTCACTTTTCGGGTTTATCCCATTCCTGAAACTTCGGGAACTGTGATATTAACTGGTAAGCCTGAAGCCATATCCCAAGCAGTGAGAACTTTACAAAGTTCGGAATTAACACCAACTCAAGCAGATTTATTATCAAGTAAGTTAGTTACTAATTTGGATTTGGGTAGAGGAATAGGCTTAATTGCCCGTTTTCAAACTATTAGCGAAAGTGTTCAAGAACAGTCAAAACGACTTTTAGCAATTGGCGAAAAATTAGGTTTACATGGGGTAATTTATTCAGGAAATAATGAAGCTGATTTATGGCAACGATTACCAGAAAAAATACATTTTAATGTTACAGAATCCACAATCATCTGCAAAATAGGTGTATTACCAACTGCTGCGGTGGAGATTATCAATCAAATAGAACTTGGTTTAATTCACATTAGCAGTGGTTTGGGTTTGGTGCGTTTAGAAAATCAAGAGCAGATTTTGCCTTTGCGAAATTTATGTACAGCCAATTCTGGGTTTTTAAGTATTTTATCTGCATCTGTTGAGTTAAAGAAAAATGTTGATGTTTGGGGGGATATTGGTAACAGTTTAGCAGTAATGCGGGGAATTAAGAAACAGTTTGATGGTAATTTTATTTTAAGTCCTGGTCGCTTTGTGGGTGGGATTTAA
- a CDS encoding (Fe-S)-binding protein — protein sequence MQVSEGAVNNTASIKNLKGFDENHPPDPKLIDSCVHCGFCLSTCPSYRVLGKEMDSPRGRIYLMDAINEGEIALNTATVEHFDSCLGCLACVSTCPSGVQYDKLISATRHQVERNYNRSLPDKLVRQVIFSLFPNPDLLRILLFPLLVYQKLGISKVLQATGLIKAISPRLAAMESILPEITLRSFQDNLPDIILAKGEKRYRVGVILGCVQRLFFSGVNEATVRVLTANGCEVVIPNSQGCCAALPEHQGQTEQAKILARQMIDSFADTNVDFVIINAAGCGHTLKEYAHILADDPEYAEKAKIFAAKVKDSQEFLANVGLTAKLSPLTDKNINLVYQDACHLLHGQKISVQPRQLLKQIPGVTLKEPIDAALCCGSAGVYNMLQPEVAEELGKQKAQNLLNTGADLIASPNPGCSLQISKYLQGKTISVMHPMELLDYAIRGDKLEI from the coding sequence ATGCAAGTTTCAGAGGGTGCTGTTAATAATACTGCTAGTATTAAGAATTTGAAGGGTTTTGATGAGAATCATCCACCTGATCCTAAGTTAATTGATAGTTGTGTTCATTGTGGTTTTTGTTTGTCTACTTGTCCTAGTTATCGGGTATTAGGTAAGGAGATGGATTCTCCCAGGGGACGGATATATTTAATGGATGCTATTAATGAGGGGGAAATAGCTTTAAATACGGCTACTGTTGAACATTTTGATTCTTGTTTGGGTTGTTTAGCTTGTGTTTCTACTTGTCCTTCTGGTGTGCAGTATGATAAGTTAATTTCGGCTACTAGACATCAGGTGGAGAGGAATTATAACCGCAGTTTACCTGATAAGTTAGTTCGACAAGTGATTTTTTCTCTCTTTCCTAATCCTGATCTTTTAAGAATTTTACTTTTTCCTTTATTAGTTTATCAAAAGTTAGGGATTTCTAAAGTATTACAAGCAACTGGGTTAATTAAAGCTATATCTCCCCGGTTAGCAGCTATGGAATCTATTTTACCCGAAATTACTCTTAGGTCTTTTCAGGATAATTTGCCAGATATCATCCTGGCGAAGGGTGAAAAAAGATATCGGGTTGGGGTAATTTTAGGATGTGTGCAAAGGTTGTTTTTCTCGGGTGTGAATGAAGCGACAGTCAGGGTTTTAACTGCAAATGGTTGTGAGGTGGTAATTCCTAACTCTCAAGGTTGTTGTGCTGCACTTCCTGAACACCAAGGACAAACGGAACAAGCGAAAATATTAGCCAGACAAATGATTGATAGTTTTGCTGATACTAATGTGGATTTTGTGATTATCAATGCTGCTGGTTGTGGTCATACTTTGAAGGAATATGCTCATATTCTAGCAGATGATCCAGAATATGCGGAAAAAGCGAAAATATTTGCAGCTAAAGTTAAAGATTCACAGGAGTTTTTAGCCAATGTGGGTTTAACTGCTAAACTTTCACCTTTGACTGATAAAAATATCAATTTAGTTTATCAAGATGCTTGTCATTTATTACATGGTCAAAAAATTAGTGTCCAACCCCGTCAACTCTTAAAACAAATTCCCGGTGTGACTTTAAAAGAACCTATAGACGCGGCTTTGTGTTGTGGTAGTGCGGGAGTTTATAATATGTTGCAACCGGAAGTTGCGGAGGAATTAGGTAAACAAAAAGCTCAGAATTTATTAAATACTGGTGCAGATTTAATTGCTTCTCCTAACCCTGGTTGTAGTTTGCAGATTAGTAAGTATTTGCAGGGTAAAACTATTTCTGTTATGCACCCAATGGAGTTATTAGATTATGCAATTCGGGGTGATAAGTTGGAGATTTAG
- a CDS encoding DUF29 family protein: MEELLTLKELLHQGNITEALLIVEELEEMSKSDKLNKIFSYGIILLLHLIKQAAENRTTRSWNLSIRNSVKQIQRSNSREKAKGTYLSETELAATLEDAYDLALEKAAIEAFEGQYEAEELSKLVQQEEIIKKAMNLIWER, translated from the coding sequence ATGGAAGAACTACTTACACTCAAAGAACTCCTGCACCAAGGCAATATAACAGAAGCCTTATTGATTGTCGAAGAATTAGAAGAAATGAGCAAATCTGATAAACTGAATAAAATATTTAGCTATGGCATCATTTTACTTCTACACCTAATTAAACAAGCTGCTGAAAACCGTACCACTAGGTCTTGGAATCTTTCTATTCGCAACTCTGTCAAACAAATTCAACGCAGTAATTCCCGTGAAAAAGCAAAAGGAACTTATTTGAGTGAAACAGAATTAGCAGCGACTCTAGAAGATGCTTATGATTTAGCATTAGAAAAAGCAGCAATTGAAGCTTTTGAAGGTCAATACGAAGCAGAAGAATTAAGCAAATTAGTTCAACAAGAAGAAATCATAAAAAAGGCAATGAACTTAATTTGGGAACGATAA
- a CDS encoding class I SAM-dependent methyltransferase, whose protein sequence is MSKQTLGLEQNLYDYLLSNSLREPAILTQLRQETAQMPRSIMQIAPEQGQFMALLIKLIGAKKTLEVGVFTGYSSLVVALALPADGKIVACDVSEEYTSVARRYWQEAGVADKIDLHIAPALETLDKLLTAGEGGTFDFAFIDADKSNYDNYYEQCLELIRPGGLIAIDNVLWSGKVADTEIQDNQTNKIRALNRKLHQDCRITLSLVPIADGLTLAMKN, encoded by the coding sequence ATGTCAAAACAGACCCTGGGTTTAGAACAAAACCTATATGATTATTTGCTTTCAAATTCCCTGCGCGAACCAGCTATTTTAACCCAACTGCGTCAAGAAACCGCTCAAATGCCAAGGTCCATAATGCAAATAGCTCCTGAACAGGGGCAATTCATGGCATTATTAATTAAGTTGATAGGAGCAAAAAAAACCTTAGAAGTAGGTGTATTTACTGGCTACAGTTCCTTAGTAGTAGCTTTGGCTTTACCCGCAGATGGTAAAATAGTCGCCTGTGATGTTAGTGAAGAGTATACCAGTGTAGCTCGACGTTATTGGCAAGAAGCGGGAGTAGCTGATAAAATTGATTTGCATATTGCCCCAGCGTTGGAAACATTAGATAAGTTATTAACAGCAGGGGAAGGGGGAACTTTTGACTTTGCGTTTATTGATGCTGACAAAAGTAACTATGATAATTATTATGAGCAATGTCTTGAATTAATTCGTCCCGGTGGATTAATTGCCATTGATAATGTGTTGTGGTCGGGTAAAGTTGCAGATACAGAAATACAAGATAATCAAACTAATAAAATTAGGGCGTTGAATCGCAAATTACATCAAGACTGCCGAATTACCCTGAGTTTAGTTCCCATAGCAGACGGATTAACCTTAGCGATGAAAAATTAG